The Armatimonadota bacterium region TCTGGGCATGTTGATGTACGCACAGGATTTTGATGAACGTTTCCCCGTGTGGTACACTTACCCCGAGAACTTTCCACCACCTCGCATGTGGGAGCTGTACTCCCAGTGGTACTACAAGATTCACCCCTACCTCAAAAACGCGAGGATTTACGAGTGTCCGAGCACCAAGCGGGGACGGGACTGGTATCTCACTCAGGATGGTTGGCAGCCTCCGGGCTCCGTGCTGAGCTATGGCGCGAACGAAAGCATCATCCGCCAGATTAGCGGCGAAACCGACTTCAGTAAACAGTCGGGTGTCGACCGCCCTGCTCAGCTGGTGATGCTCGGGGACTGCTGGACACCGTGGATGCCCTACTGGGGTAGCGGTCGCGCCGCACTGCCAGACTACACGGGCGACGACCTGTGGGACCACCAGTACGACATTAACGACCCGTGGGTGCAGAACGTGTTACAGAACATCAGCGCATACACACGACACAACATGGGCTCGAACCTCGCTTTCTGCGACGGGCACACCAAATGGTACCGCTGGGATGCCATCTGGAAGTCCCACCCCGATAACGACCGCAAAGAACCCTGGCTGAACCCCTGGATAGCCAACGCGGGCGGTTAAACAGCGGGAGGCTTCCCCACCGGGAAGCCTCCCCGAACTGCTTGCAGGATTCTCCTCCCTAACGAGGAGAAGAGCTGTGACGCGAGGAGGCGTTACTGCACAGGCTATTCTCGTTCTGTGTAGCGCGGAAGGTGAATGCACCGAAGGGCACTCACCGTATCTAGAAACCCAGAGAGGTGACAGTGGATGTTCAAATTTGCACACCATCTCGTAGTCATTGCCTTGCTTGCCTGCTTCAGCACGCTGTCTGCGGCGGCGCAAACACCCATTGCCAGCGGTTCCTTGCGCTGTCTCCCTCTTCGGGAGGGCAACCGATATGTCGGCTTTCGCCTGCAGGAAGGCAGCGCGGTGCTGGGTGACATACTCTTTCACGCCAACGGTGCACTGTACGCCACCCGCGCCCAAACACAGGCACAACAGATACTCTTCTCCGGCTTCCGCACCGATGGCTCGTGGGAAGTGGGCGAGGATACGGTGGTCAGCGTCGGGTTTACTCAGGGCAATCCCTATCCGCAGGTCTCTTTCCGCCTCTCCGTCAAGCAGTTTGCACCCGTGGTGTGGGAAGCCACGCACGGCAAGCAGCCTGTGCACCTGTTCGCCTGCTCTCTGCCAGGCGCGCCCATCTTCCACCAGCGCGGCTGGGTGATACCGACTCCCGTCATCGACGACCATGTGATGCAAGGAGCGTTCGGCACCTCCAGCGCGACCATCGTCTCCGCCTGGTCCGCCGACTGGATGTACGCCCCCGCTATCGGAGCATACCCTATACCGGTAGTAGGTCTCTGGAAGCCGGACGAGGGCAGGTATATCGCCTACGAGTTCTTTGAACCCCGCCTGACCGACCACAGCGAGCATAACCTGGGCAGCACCTACTGCTGGCAGTCCCGCCAGGCGAAGCAGTTTTTCTGCCTCACCCTGCCCTACGGCAAGCCCTATAACCAGCTACGCTACCCGCAGGACGGCGACCTGTTCGCCTCGCGCTTCCGCATCCTGTACCATACCAGCCTGCGTTACGAGGACGACCCCAATCTGTTCGTCAACGACTACATCTGGCGCACCTACCGCCAGCGGCTCTCCTCCGCCCCAACGATGAACGACCTGTTGTGGTTGCCGAAACCCTATCGGCTGGAGCGGTTCCCCAAGCCCTCCCTGGGCAGATTGCTCTACCGAACGAAAGGCGACCCCTTCTCACTGGACGGCAATCTGGAGAGCTACGGTGTCGGATGGGATAGCCCTGTCGATGACGCGTACGCCCAGAACAACCAGCAGGCTATCGCTGCACTTCGCGAAGACCTCGCGCAGCTGGCAAAGCTGGCGCAGCGGTTCACCGTCAACGGCGAAGAGTGCGTCGCCTGGCGCAAGCCGCTGGAGGGTGACTGGCGACCGCAGTTCGGCAAGGGCGTGCCCACCCTGCATAATGTCAACAACTGGCTCATTGCCCTCGCCTTCTTAGATGCCTACCGCAACGAGCGCAACGCGGAGTGGTTGCCCATCCTCGACGGCATGGTGCGCTGGAGCAAATATATCCTTTACACACGCAACTGCTATCCCGACGTGCCCGCCGCCATGTTCGCCTGGGACGCCGCGCCCATCGCCAGCTTCCTGTTCAAATATCACTTCACCTTCCGCGATGACCCGCAGCGCCAGCAGCTGGCGAACCTTGCCCTTAAGCTCGCACGCAGTTTGGTTTATCGCTGTCTGCCCATCTTCGCCTCCGACAACAACCCGAACGATGACATCGAGGCTTCCTTCTTCATGGAACCGAACTCCGGCTTGCCCTGGCTGGGGGCGGCGTGCGCCAACGAAATCTGGGAGACCGCTGTGGGCGTGCTGCTGACATACGTGCATACTGGCGACCCGGTCCTGGGGCATTACCTGCGTGGGATGATAGAACGCTTCCCCCTGCTGTTTCGTGACGAAATGTATCCCTCCGTCGCCGATTACGGCAATGCCTTCGCCGAGCGATACGGACTGTACGATGGCGCGGAACAACCCGTGGGCACACGCAGCACCTACGGCGGTTTGTGGGGAGGTCTGGAGAAGCTCATCTACCCGGTAGCGGGCACACAGGTGCGCGTGGTATGTGGTGAGAAGGCAGCGATGGCATTCAACATCGCCGGCACGCATACCGACATCGCCGAATATCGCCCCGCGAGGGACGGAAACTTCGCCCTGCGCCTGAAAGGCAAACCACCTTCGGCAGATGCGGAAGGGCGATTCGATGTGGTGCTGACCTTCCCTCTTGCCGACCTGCGCGGCAAGCGAGTGTTCCTCAATGATACCGAAACGCAGGCGGTGCAGCGATTTGCCGAACGCCACGATACCTTGCTGGTGCGAGGCGTGAAGGAGGGCGATTGGATACGGATAGGAGACGTACCCATCGACGCCCCGTCCGTCACCCCGGTCATCGCCAAGCCGCGCCCGCCACAAGAGCGAGTGCCCGTGCCCGGATTTGAGGAGATTCCGCTGGCGGAACAGGCAGATGTCGCGCTCAACCTGAACTGGGATGACAATCGGAGCATGGCAGGCTTCTTTGGCGGTCTGCGCTTCCTGTGGGGAGTGCCCTTCGCTCTGGTGGAACCGACGCAAAACGAGGGAAAGGCAGCCACCCGTCAGCCGGTCCGCCTCGCTCACAGGGCGACGATGCTCTTCGCCCTTGTTTCCGGTGAGCCTCAGGCGCAGCTCCAGCTCACCTATGCGGATGACAGCACCGAGACCGTCACCATGGAGAAAGGCGCTCCCGCCATACAGGGCTGGCCTCCTGTGTTGCAGTGGCGACTGTGGATGATAGCACACCCGCTGAAGAAGGAGCTGCGCACGGTCACTCCACAGGGATGCGCCCTGTACGCCCTGACCCTCAGCGACCTGCCCGAAGAGCAACTTCAGCCTGTGCTGGCTTCTTTGCAGGCGCGCCGGCAGGCTTATCTGGCAGAGCAACAGATGCAGAAACGCTGGCAGCAGGTCACCGACAGGCTGAAGTCACTGGGAGCGGTCGCGCTGATACCTACACCGCTGGTCTCGCCACAGGGGCATCCTCTGGTCAAAGCAATCAACCGCGCGGGGGCGTTTGGTTTGCTATACAACCTCACACCGGAGGAACTGGTCAACCTCAGCGTTTTTACGCCCACACGCTTCCCCATCGCGTTCTATCTGGGTGGCGAGAACTACTACCAGACCGTGCGCGAACAGGGCGACGGCGACAGGGCGATGCTGGAGTACGTGCGCAAGGGCGGAACCCTGCTGGTGTCCCCCACCCAGCCTTATCCCTTCTACTACAACGAGCGCGGAACGCCCGTAGTGTTCGCGCCCAAAATCGGGATGCCCATCAGCGGTAGTGGTGCCGAGGGGCGTGAGGACTACCTGCAAGGCAAAGAGGTGCGTGGCTGGGAGAAACCACCACAGGGCGTCTCGTTGCGCTTCGTGCGCAACCCGAAACAACAGATTGTGACCAGCCTGCCCGAAGAGTTCCCCTTCCCCACCGACGGCGACCTGCGCTGGCGCCCGATAGTAAATCTCTGGAGCGAACAGGAGGCGCGGTACACCCCCATCCTTACGCTGAAAGATGGTGCAGGCAAAGAGTATGGCGAGGGTATTGCACTGATAGAGTTCACCAGCGGCGACCTGCGCGGCGCAAGAATCCTTTATATCTGGCATCGCCTGATTGCCGACCCCGAACAGGCACTGAACATCTTTTCCGATGTGCTGAACTACCTGGCATCCAGCACTCCTCCTCCGCCCAAACAGGTAGTGGTGCCGCAAACCTCTGCTCCCCCTATCATCGATGGCAAGCTGGACGACGCCGCGTGGCAAAACGCGGCAACGGTGGAGCTGAAGTGGCGTTTCAACCCCGCTAATGCTCCCGCTCTGGTCGCGCTCACCCCCACCGTGCGTACCACCGCACGCCTGCTGTGGGACAGGCAGTTCCTGTACGTGGGATTCGAGTGCGAAGATGCCGATGTATGGTCCACGTACACTCAGCGTGATGCCTACGTCTGGGAAGGAGAGGCGGTAGAGGTGTACCTGGACCCTTCGGGCAAAGGGCAGAACTACAAAGAGATAGACCTCAACCCGCTAGGTGCTCTCATCGACCTGAACATCCCGGAAGCGAAGGACGGTAGCCCAGGCGATGTAGAGCAGAACACCCGATGGAACGCGACGGGATTGCGCTGGGCGACCTCTGTCAACGGTACCATCAACGAGCGCAACGACCGTGACACTGGGTGGACCGCCGAGCTGGCGATACCGCTGCAGCAAATGCTACCAGACGGGGAACAGGTGTACGTGGGGGATGCCTGGCGTGCGCAGTTCTACCGCATCGAGCGTGCCAAAGACACCACCGATGCCACCGCCGAGTTTCAAGCGTGGTCGCCGACAGATACCTTCCATCGTCCGGAGCGGTTTGGCGTCATCGTTTTCGCCGGTTCATCCAGAAGGGTGGACTTCTCCACCTATCGCCCCGGCAGTGATGGCTCGCCTACCTTTACGGTAAACGCGGGAAGCTGGCAAATCCGGGATGGAGTGTACGAAGGCAGGAACTGCATCGAGGACGGCTGGCTGCCACGAGGCGCCAGCGTGGGGGACAACACGTGGAAAGATTACACGGTCAAGCTTCGCTACCGTCTGCTCTCTCGCGGTTCGGACTGGCGCGACGGCTTCTGGGTGGGCTTCCGCTATGGAGCAGAAGGGTGCTATGCCCTGCTGTTGACCAGCCGCGACGCCCAGCTGCACAAAGTGCCCGCGAGCGGAGAATACAACGGGGACCAGCAGAATCTAACCGCCGCTCCCTTCACACCCGATACCGAATGGCACAACCTGCTGATTCGGGCGCGTGGGGGGAAGATAGAGGTAGAACATGACGGGAAGCTACTGCTGCAGTACACCGATGAGAAGCCCCTTCCCACAGGAACAGTGGTGCTGTGTGCGCGCAAGTGGTCGGGGAGCACGGGGGATACGGTGGTACAGATTTCGCAGTTCGAGGTGGAATAAGCACGCACCGCCTCCAGTCTGCAGGAGGCGGTGCTATATGTTGCACTCTTTATCGTTCCCGATGCCGGTCTAACGCCACAGCCCATTTGCATTCACCATGCGCGAACCTTTCGGTGCGTACGCTGGCGGCACGGCACCGCGCAGATGGTACATATAGTAGTTTGGTCCGTAGAAATCCATCACCGCTGGGGGTATCGGCTGAGGTGGTGCAGGACGCAGGATGTTTTCCTTCGCCACAACCACCATATACAGTCCGATATATGCAGCGATGGCAAAACGCGCCATACGTCGCACAAAATCCGGGTTGTGTCGGCGTGCCCATTCGATGATCGCGATGGGCAAAACGAACATCGTACACTTCGCCAGAATGAAGGGAACCACGCCCTTCTGCAGGTAGAAATCCATCAAGGGATTGCCTTCCCTGGCGCCGTGATGGTGCACAAAGATTAACGTGGAAACCAGGTCCGCTACGCAAATCGCAGCGATAATCCAGCTCTCACGCGATATGTACCCCTTCAAGGTCGTTCCTCCCTTACGCAAAGTACGGTGATGCCTGAGCGGTTCATTAGGGTTATTCCCGAAAACTACCAGATAATTCACATTGAAAAAGCGAGGTTCGCTTGCGGCATCTAGACGCAGGGAAGAAAACGGCTTTCACTACTATTATACCACTTCCCTACCACCGCCAGTAGCATACCCTGCAATTATTTTCGGAAAACAAATCCCGTGTCTACAGAGAAGATGCGGGTTCTCGAACGAATTGTATCGAGCACGAAATAGTGGTACAATAAGGTAACTCTCCTTCATGGAGAGAGGTCGCTGACCCATGACAGAAACCGTTGTGAGAGTGCAAGCGGGACAGTGTCTATCTCTGGCCAGGCTGATGAACAGTGGGGAGACGCCGGAATGCCCACCCTTCCGCTCGCGAGAGCAGAGGGGCTATATCCGTTGCACTAACTTCGTTCCACCATGAAGAACCTCATTCGATTCCTGAAAGAGCTGCGCCCCTATCGGCGCACCATGTTTTTGGCGGCGGTGCTGACCTTCCTCAGCGCAGGGCTGGGTTTGCCCATGCCTCTGATCATCCAGTACATCACCGACCATCTGATTCAGCGTAAACCCTTCCCCCTGTGGGGTGTCTTCTTTGCGATCGTGGGCATCTCAGCAGCATCGGGAGTAGTAGGCTATGCGCTGGCGGTGACCATCACCTATCTCGGTCAGCGTTTTATGTATGATATTCGCCGTAAGTTATACAGTCACATGCAGTCGTTGTCCATCGGCTTTTTCGAGAAGCAACAGACAGGCAAGCTGATGTCCAACATCATTAACGATGTGGCAACAATTAACCAGCTGCTCACGGGTGGTTTCGTGAACATGATTTCGGATGCAGTGACCCTGGTGGCAGTGCTGGTGATTGCCTTCACGAAGAACTGGGTGCTGACGCTGGTCGCCCTGTCGGTCTTCCCCATCTATATTCTCAACTACCTGGCTTTTGTCAACAAGCTGAAGGAGGGCAGTCGCCAGATACGCCATGAGCGCGACGTGATGCTGGGCGACCTGCAGGAAAAGCTGGCGGGCGTGGCGGTGGTCAAATCCTACGCGAAAGAGCGTTACGAAGTGCGCCAGTTTCTGGGGCAAACCCGCGAGCTGCTGGTGTTGAACGTGCGACAGGGCGTGATTGGCACATTGCTCTGGGTGATTGCGGAGGTCATCGGCGCCCTGGGGACCGCCCTCATGCTCTGGTACGGCGGTCGGCTGGTGCTCTCGGGACAGATGTCGCCCGGCTCACTGATTGCCTTCATCTCGTACATCGGAGGCTACATGTACGGTCCCATCCTGCGCCTTATCCAGATGAACGACATGATCGCTCGCACCAATGCCGCCCTAGAGCGTATTTTCTACACCCTGGATACCAAGCCTGCCATTGAAGACAAGCCTGGCGCGATCGAGATGCCGCCCATTGTGGGCAAAGTGGAGTTCGATAATGTGTGGTTTGAGTACGAGCCCGGTCAACCCGTACTCAAGGGCATCCAGCTGACGGTAGAGCCCGGAGAAATGGTTGCGCTGGTGGGGCAATCGGGTTCGGGCAAGACCACAATGGTGAACCTGCTCCAGCGCAACTACGACGTGACCTCTGGTGCGATACGCATCGACGGCATCGACATCCGTGACGTGCAACTCAAGAGCCTGCGCCGTCAGATTGGCGTGGTGATTCAGGAAACCATCCTCTTCAATACCACTATCATGGAGAACATCCGCTACGGACGGCTGGATGCTACCGATGAAGAGGTGTACGAAGCCGCCCGCGCCGCCAACATTCACCACGTGATTGAAGCACTCCCTCAGGGCTATGAGACGCGCATCGGTGAGGAAGGGGTTAAACTCTCGGGCGGCGAGAAACAGCGCGTCGCCATCGCCCGCGCCATCCTCAGTAACCCGCGCATCCTGATCCTGGATGAAGCCACTAGTGCGCTCGACTCTGAAACCGAAGCGCTTATTCAGGAAGCTCTGGAACGGCTGATGCAGGGGCGCACCAGCTTCGTGATCGCCCACCGTCTTTCCACCATCGTGAAAGCGAGCAAAATAGTGGTGATGGAAAAGGGTGAGATCAAAGAGGTGGGCACGCACGAACAGCTGCTGGCTTATGGCGGCATCTACGCTAACCTGTATCAACAACAGTTCCGGGTGGCACTGGAAGCGCAAGCGGTATAGGCTGTATAATAATCCTGCTTCAGTCAGCATCACGGGAGGTTTTGGATCCTTGCAACGGTGGAAACGCACGCATTTTTGTGGGACACTGCGCCCAGAGCATATCGGACAGCAGGTAATACTGAACGGCTGGGTACATCGCAGTCGTGACCATGGAGGGCTAATCTTTGTTGACCTGCGCGATCGCAGTGGACTGGTACAGGTGGTGTTTGACCCCAGCACAGCCCCGCAATCACACGCCATAGCGGAGACGGTGCGTTCGGAGTACGTGCTGGCGGTGGAGGGTACCGTCCGCCGTCGCCCCGAAGGGTTGGAGAACCCCAAGCTGGCTACCGGCGAGATAGAGGTACTGGTGTCTGACGTAGAGGTACTGAATACCTGCCGCCCCTTGCCCTTCCAGATTTCCGATGAGAACCTGAACGTGGATGAATCGATCCGCCTGCGCTATCGCTACCTGGACCTGCGCCGCCCAGAGATGTTCCACCGGCTGGAGCTGCGCCACAAGGTAGTCCAGCTGATTCGGCAGTTCCTGAACGAACGCGGATTTATAGAGGTCGAAACGCCCATTTTGATCAAATCCACGCCGGAGGGAGCGCGCGACTATCTGGTTCCCTCGCGCCTGTACCCGGGTCACTTCTATGCTCTTCCGCAGTCTCCTCAGCAGCTCAAGCAGCTGCTGATGGTAGGGGGTGTGGAACGCTACTACCAGATAGCGAAGTGCTTCCGCGATGAGGACACCCGCGCGGACCGCCAGCCCGAGTTTACCCAGCTGGACCTGGAGATGTCCTTCGTAGAACAGGAGGATATTCTGCAGCTGATCGAGGAGATGACTATCTTCGTGGTGGAGTCGGTGTCCAGCAAGAAGATGATAAAGCCCTGGCCGCGCCTGACGTACGATGAGGCGATGGCACGGTTCGGCACAGACAAACCCGACCTGCGCTTTGGATTAGAGCTGGTAGACCTTTCCCCGGTGCTGGTAAACACGCAGGCTCAGATTTTCCGCAGCGTGCTGGACAACAGCGGACAGGTCAAAGCCATCCGTATCCCGGGAGGCGCACAGTACAGCCGCAAGGACATCGATGAAATCACCGAGTTCGCCCGACGATTTGGCGCGAAAGGGCTGGCAACGGTTCAGTGGATGGAGACAGGCGTGCGCTCACCCATTGCCAAGTTCCTGACCACCGAAGAGATGTCCGCTATTCGTCAGGCTACCGAAGCCCAGGAGGGCGACATGGTCGCCATCGTTGCCGATCAGCCGAAGGTGGTGGCGAACGTGCTCTCGCGCCTGCGCAATGAGTTTGGTAAACGATTAGGACTGCTGGACCCCAACGTGCTGGCGTTTTGCTGGATTGTAGACTTCCCGCTGGTGGAGTGGAACGAGGAGGAAGGGCGTTGGGACCCGATGCACCATCCCTTCACGATGCCCCACCCAGAGGACATCCCTCTGCTGGACACGGACCCTGCCCGCGTACGCGCTTCCTGCTACGATGTGGTGTGCAACGGCGTGGAGTGGGCAAGCGGCAGCATCCGTATCCACCGGCGCGACATCCAGCAGAAAGTGTTCCGACTGCTCAACTACAGTGAGGAAGAGACGCAGGCTCGCTTCGGACACATGTTAGAGGCTTTTGAATATGGTGCGCCTCCCCACGGGGGCATCGCGCCCGGCATCGACCGCCTGGTGATGTTCCTCACCGACGACGAGAACATCCGCGAGGTAATCGCCTTCCCGAAAACCGCCACGGGTCAGGACCTGCTTTTCGGTGCGCCCGCCCCAGTAGACGAGAAGCAGCTGGAGGAACTGCATATCCGCGTGGTGCTGCCGGAGGAGAAAAAGGGCTCATCAAAAATCGGAGAGGGGGTTGAATCCTGACCTCCGCGCTCTGGAATCCAGCGGCTTACCCCTGAGCGGGGGGCTTTCACACCGGAGAGGGCGGGGCAGGTACCGAACCAAGCCGGACGGGAAACCTCCCGCCTCTCGACTTCAGCTCGGGCAGGCAAACCCCCTCTTGGCTCCGTAGCCCGGTCTTTCGCCGGGTCGGGTCCTCACATCTATACAGTACATCGATTCCACATCTTTGTCAAGGGGTATCACCGCAATTTTCAGAGAATTTTACCCAACTACCGTGTGTGGGTGTATGCCCCCTGTCTCAGTAGCAAAGTGGACGCTTTCCCCTGCAACTGCGCCGTGATCCGAACATCTTCCACCTTGACCCCCGGCGGCAGCTCGATGCGCCAGCGATTGGGCGAGAGACGGGTTACCGGTAACACCTTTCCCCGTGCCATGGCACGCAGAGAAGCGCCGCGAGGTGAGACCTCCCCCTCCAAAACTCGCGATTGCCTGTCCGTCCAGATAAGGAACACCTCGCCCCGACTGATGGCACGGACATACGCCATCAGCACCCCCACCTGCTCACCGCGCATTTGGGACACTCCCGGCATGCTTTCCACTATCTCCCGCAAGCTGTCTGCGGTAGCGTATTTCTTCTCGAAACCGGGTTCAAACATCGCACCTTCTTGCCCATGGCAGGAGCTGCACTGCTTTTCATAGGTCTCGACCACGCGCAGCGGCGCTGGCTGAAAGGACCCCACTGCTAACGCTGCAATGACGCAGAGGGAGGTCAAAAGAAGCGCACTACCGAGCCTTCTCATCCGCTCCTCCGGCACCTTTGCCCTCTTGTCCTGCCCAGGAGATGCGGTAGATACGATTGGTCACGTCACAGGTGAAAATCACACTCCCATCGGGCGCTTCGGCGCAGTCCACAGGTCTTGCCAGCACCTGATTGTCGGCAGAGAGTGTCTTGACGATGGTCAGACTGCCATACGGTCTGCCCGTCACCGGGTCGAAGAGCACCCGCTCGATGCGATAGCCATCCGGCACGCTGCGGTTCCATGAGCCACGGCACGCCACAAACATGTCCCCCTGGTGCCCGGGGAAATGCGTTTGGGTGAGAAAAGTAAAGCCGTTCGTCGCCCAGTGTGCTCCAAACGACCAGGCAGGAGGCTCGGTCTTCGCCGCAAGTTCCAGGATGTCCTGACGCTGCTGGTACTCGATACGAGGAACCCGATTACCCACAATGAAGGGATGCCCGTAGAACTTCCCTTCCTCATAGTGATTCAGCTCGTCTGGGGGGTTGAAGTCGGTAACCGGCTGAAACCCTGCTCGTTCGCCCAGCGTCCGCCCAAACCAATCACTGCCGTGATCGACTCCCCATACTTCTTGCGTCCCCGGGCGTAGACGCAACTTCTCCGTATTGCGGATGCCGCTCGCGAACAACGTTTTACCGGTACCATCTTTCAGAAAACGCCAGATCTTCTGTCGCTCCGTCCCCATTTCATCATTGATGTTGCCAGAGTCGCCGATAGAAGTGTAAATATAGCGGTCGGTGACGAGGATCGACCGCCACCAGTGCCCTCCACCCCTCGGCAAAGAGCCTTCGGGAATGACGGTCACCACTTCATCCGCCTTGCCATCGCCGTCGCGGTCTTGTGCACGGTGGATCGCGCCGCTCTGGGTGAACCATAGCCATCCGTCCACGAAATGCATCCCATGAACGGTTGGATAGCCACTGACGAACGTATTGACCACCTCGTAGCGGTCGCCACGTCTGCGCAGCGCGAGAATATCCCCTTTCTGCGGGCGGCTGAGGTACAGTGTACCTTTGTCGTCGAACTCCACGAATCGGCAGTTTTCGATACCTTCCGCGACCAGGTCCACACGATAGCCCGGACGCACCCAGAAAGCCGGAACACCGGCACCGCGTACGCCTTGCAGCGGCGATTTGGCGGACGCGTCTGCCCTGACACTGGGGGAGGGCTCTTGACGTTGCGCCGTGAGACATCCTGTGGCAAGTATCACCCACAATCCAACCGATGCGATAACGGGTATCCGTGCTGTCATCCTGTTCTTCTCCCTCTTCTGGTCTCACTTTGCACCGCGCACTCCATTGGCAAGGAATCGCCAGGCGCGCGTTGAATGTGTGAAATAAAGTATAGCTCACAGGAGAGGCGAGATGCAACTGATACGGATTGGGATGATTGGCGTCGGGCAGATAGGCAAAAGCCATCTGCGTCAGTATGCACAAATACCCGGCGCACAGATAGTCGCCGCCGCGGACATCAATGAAGCGGAGCTGCGACGTGTTGCCGAAGAGTACCATATCCCCTACACCACTACCGATTTCCGCAAGCTACTGGAGCGCGATGATATCGATGCCGTCGACGTATGCCTGCATAACAACCTGCACGCGCCGGTAACTATTGAGGCTCTGCAGGCTGGCAAACACGTCTATTGCGAGAAGCCTATGGCGGGCGCTTACGTAGACGCCCTTGCCATGTACGAAACGGCGCAGCGCACCGGTAAAAAGCTTTCCATTCAGCTGGCGACCCTTTTCTCTAAGGAAACCAAAGCAGCCCGGAGACTGATTGACGAAGGCTATCTGGGCAGACTATACCACGCACGCTCCACAGGATTTCGCAGGCGTGGCAGACCGTATGTAGACGGCTACGGCACCGCTTCCTTCGTGCAAAAGGCTGTTGCAGCGGGTGGTGCACTTTATGATATGGGCGTCTACCACATCGCACAGGTGCTGTACCTGCTCGGTCTGCCGAAGGTGGAGCGCATCAGCGGTAAGATTTATCAGGAAACCGATATGGACGCGCGCCGACGCGACATCAGCGGCTACGACGTAGAGGAGCTCGGGCTGGGCTTTGTCAAATGCGACAACAATGTGACGATAGACATTATCGAAGCGTGGGCAGTCCACATGGACGGATTCGAGGGGAGCAGCATCTTCGGATCTAAAGGAGGTATCCGACTGAACCCCTTCGGCTACTTCACCACCGTCGCCGACATGGACATGAACGCTACCTTCGATCTCAATAGCGCAGACTGGCGCTGGCATCAGCTGGTGGAGAATACCGATGCTTACGACTCACCCCAACACCACTGGATTGCAGCGCTGCAGGGGCGGGTGGATCTGTTGCCTACCGCCGAAATCGCTCTGGCAACCATGCTTATCAGCGAGGGCATCTACCTGTCCGACCAGCTGGGGCGCGAAGTCACGGCGGAGGAGGTACGTCAGGCATCCAAGTCTACGGCGATGAAGCTGTAGACAGCATAGGGGAGGGCGAGGCTCCTGCCGAGACGTCTGAAGAGATAGCGCTGGCTCCTCAGGAGGTTCGCCCTCCACCCCTCGCAACTCTTGCGGGATGTGAGGCTTCTGTCGGGCTACAGGAGAAGTGGTATAATGAAAGGGAAGATGTACAAACCGTTGGCAGTGAGGATAAACGCCTTTGAGTGAGAATAACCCGTCGTCCTTCGCCGAGACCCCAACCCTCTCGGTGGTGGTACCTGCTTACAACGAGGAGAACCGGCTGGGCGATACCCTGCCAGTGCTGTACGCCTATCTGAGGGAGC contains the following coding sequences:
- a CDS encoding L-sorbosone dehydrogenase; amino-acid sequence: MTARIPVIASVGLWVILATGCLTAQRQEPSPSVRADASAKSPLQGVRGAGVPAFWVRPGYRVDLVAEGIENCRFVEFDDKGTLYLSRPQKGDILALRRRGDRYEVVNTFVSGYPTVHGMHFVDGWLWFTQSGAIHRAQDRDGDGKADEVVTVIPEGSLPRGGGHWWRSILVTDRYIYTSIGDSGNINDEMGTERQKIWRFLKDGTGKTLFASGIRNTEKLRLRPGTQEVWGVDHGSDWFGRTLGERAGFQPVTDFNPPDELNHYEEGKFYGHPFIVGNRVPRIEYQQRQDILELAAKTEPPAWSFGAHWATNGFTFLTQTHFPGHQGDMFVACRGSWNRSVPDGYRIERVLFDPVTGRPYGSLTIVKTLSADNQVLARPVDCAEAPDGSVIFTCDVTNRIYRISWAGQEGKGAGGADEKAR
- a CDS encoding ABC transporter ATP-binding protein, with amino-acid sequence MKNLIRFLKELRPYRRTMFLAAVLTFLSAGLGLPMPLIIQYITDHLIQRKPFPLWGVFFAIVGISAASGVVGYALAVTITYLGQRFMYDIRRKLYSHMQSLSIGFFEKQQTGKLMSNIINDVATINQLLTGGFVNMISDAVTLVAVLVIAFTKNWVLTLVALSVFPIYILNYLAFVNKLKEGSRQIRHERDVMLGDLQEKLAGVAVVKSYAKERYEVRQFLGQTRELLVLNVRQGVIGTLLWVIAEVIGALGTALMLWYGGRLVLSGQMSPGSLIAFISYIGGYMYGPILRLIQMNDMIARTNAALERIFYTLDTKPAIEDKPGAIEMPPIVGKVEFDNVWFEYEPGQPVLKGIQLTVEPGEMVALVGQSGSGKTTMVNLLQRNYDVTSGAIRIDGIDIRDVQLKSLRRQIGVVIQETILFNTTIMENIRYGRLDATDEEVYEAARAANIHHVIEALPQGYETRIGEEGVKLSGGEKQRVAIARAILSNPRILILDEATSALDSETEALIQEALERLMQGRTSFVIAHRLSTIVKASKIVVMEKGEIKEVGTHEQLLAYGGIYANLYQQQFRVALEAQAV
- the aspS gene encoding aspartate--tRNA(Asp/Asn) ligase is translated as MQRWKRTHFCGTLRPEHIGQQVILNGWVHRSRDHGGLIFVDLRDRSGLVQVVFDPSTAPQSHAIAETVRSEYVLAVEGTVRRRPEGLENPKLATGEIEVLVSDVEVLNTCRPLPFQISDENLNVDESIRLRYRYLDLRRPEMFHRLELRHKVVQLIRQFLNERGFIEVETPILIKSTPEGARDYLVPSRLYPGHFYALPQSPQQLKQLLMVGGVERYYQIAKCFRDEDTRADRQPEFTQLDLEMSFVEQEDILQLIEEMTIFVVESVSSKKMIKPWPRLTYDEAMARFGTDKPDLRFGLELVDLSPVLVNTQAQIFRSVLDNSGQVKAIRIPGGAQYSRKDIDEITEFARRFGAKGLATVQWMETGVRSPIAKFLTTEEMSAIRQATEAQEGDMVAIVADQPKVVANVLSRLRNEFGKRLGLLDPNVLAFCWIVDFPLVEWNEEEGRWDPMHHPFTMPHPEDIPLLDTDPARVRASCYDVVCNGVEWASGSIRIHRRDIQQKVFRLLNYSEEETQARFGHMLEAFEYGAPPHGGIAPGIDRLVMFLTDDENIREVIAFPKTATGQDLLFGAPAPVDEKQLEELHIRVVLPEEKKGSSKIGEGVES
- a CDS encoding oxidoreductase encodes the protein MQLIRIGMIGVGQIGKSHLRQYAQIPGAQIVAAADINEAELRRVAEEYHIPYTTTDFRKLLERDDIDAVDVCLHNNLHAPVTIEALQAGKHVYCEKPMAGAYVDALAMYETAQRTGKKLSIQLATLFSKETKAARRLIDEGYLGRLYHARSTGFRRRGRPYVDGYGTASFVQKAVAAGGALYDMGVYHIAQVLYLLGLPKVERISGKIYQETDMDARRRDISGYDVEELGLGFVKCDNNVTIDIIEAWAVHMDGFEGSSIFGSKGGIRLNPFGYFTTVADMDMNATFDLNSADWRWHQLVENTDAYDSPQHHWIAALQGRVDLLPTAEIALATMLISEGIYLSDQLGREVTAEEVRQASKSTAMKL